A genomic region of Thermotoga sp. Ku-13t contains the following coding sequences:
- the gltA gene encoding NADPH-dependent glutamate synthase encodes MREQDPKERITNFFEVPYGYSEEEAVAEANRCLQCPAKPCVSGCPVEIDIPAFIRKVRERNFEEAAKILKQYNNLPAICGRVCPQETQCEARCVVGKIPNSEPVAIGRLERFVADWEAEHAVQTRIEIAPAKHRKVAVVGSGPAGLTVAADLAKKGYEVHIFETLHKAGGVLVYGIPEFRLPKSIVEREVNYVKSLSVQIFLNMPVGRAIPVKDLLAEYDAVFIGVGAGTPKFMGIEGTNLNGVYSANEFLTRVNLMKAYLFPEYDTPVRRGKKVIVVGGGNVAMDAARSALRLGAESVTVVYRRTEEEMPARREEYIHAVEEGIKFYWLTQPIRYVGNEKGELVGVECISMMLGEPDESGRRRPIPIEDSRFILEADTVIEAIGTEANRFLLSQFDGLKLNKYGYIIADEKTGATSLRKVFAGGDIVTGAATVIEAMGAGKRAAEWIDRFLSGEYDPWK; translated from the coding sequence ATGAGAGAACAGGACCCGAAGGAAAGGATTACGAATTTCTTCGAAGTGCCTTACGGTTACAGCGAGGAAGAAGCGGTCGCGGAAGCGAACAGATGTCTACAATGTCCTGCAAAACCGTGTGTGAGTGGCTGTCCCGTCGAAATAGACATACCCGCGTTCATAAGGAAGGTCAGAGAGAGGAACTTCGAAGAGGCAGCGAAGATCCTGAAGCAGTACAACAACTTACCCGCGATATGTGGAAGGGTGTGCCCTCAGGAGACTCAGTGCGAAGCCAGGTGTGTGGTTGGAAAGATCCCAAACTCAGAACCCGTTGCCATAGGCAGGCTTGAAAGGTTCGTGGCGGACTGGGAAGCCGAGCACGCGGTTCAGACCAGGATCGAGATCGCACCTGCCAAGCACAGGAAGGTGGCCGTCGTGGGCTCGGGCCCAGCGGGCTTGACGGTCGCGGCCGACCTTGCCAAAAAAGGTTACGAGGTGCACATCTTCGAAACTCTGCACAAAGCTGGTGGCGTGCTGGTTTACGGAATACCCGAATTCAGGCTTCCAAAGTCCATCGTCGAGAGGGAAGTGAATTACGTCAAATCCCTTTCGGTTCAGATCTTTCTGAACATGCCCGTTGGCCGGGCGATACCCGTGAAGGATCTGCTCGCAGAGTACGACGCCGTCTTCATAGGTGTTGGAGCGGGAACGCCCAAGTTCATGGGCATCGAGGGTACGAACCTCAACGGCGTCTATTCGGCCAACGAGTTCTTGACGCGTGTCAATCTCATGAAGGCTTATCTGTTCCCGGAGTACGACACGCCCGTGCGCAGGGGTAAGAAAGTCATCGTCGTGGGTGGAGGCAACGTTGCGATGGACGCTGCGAGGAGCGCGCTCAGACTCGGTGCCGAGAGCGTGACCGTGGTGTATCGAAGAACGGAAGAGGAGATGCCCGCCCGTCGGGAAGAATACATCCACGCCGTGGAGGAAGGTATAAAATTTTACTGGCTCACGCAACCCATCAGGTACGTTGGAAACGAGAAAGGAGAACTTGTGGGAGTCGAGTGCATCTCAATGATGCTCGGTGAGCCGGACGAATCCGGTCGGCGCCGCCCGATCCCCATAGAAGACAGCAGGTTCATCCTCGAGGCCGACACTGTCATAGAGGCCATCGGTACCGAGGCCAACAGGTTCTTGCTCAGTCAATTCGACGGTCTCAAACTCAACAAGTACGGCTACATCATCGCTGACGAGAAAACTGGTGCGACGAGTCTGAGGAAGGTCTTCGCCGGAGGGGACATCGTCACCGGTGCCGCGACGGTCATCGAAGCCATGGGTGCTGGAAAGAGGGCGGCCGAGTGGATCGACAGGTTTCTTTCCGGCGAATACGATCCCTGGAAATGA
- a CDS encoding amidohydrolase, whose amino-acid sequence MKLLFKNATVFPITSKPFVGDVLVEDGKISKVGQIKPTRSVEVIDLEGKFLLPGFIDAHAHIGLYPEGLGSTESEGNETTDPVTAHLQALDAFYPEDESIKKALSGGVTTAFVVMGSGNPVGGMGFIAKFKGKTVMDMCLVNPAGVKMALGENPKRVYSEKKMMPTTRMGTAAVIRTFLLKSQDYMKKKEQALKEGKEFLERDPKYEVGEKLLKRELPARIHAHRMDDIVTAIRLAEEFNLRIVLEHCTEGYRVADLLASKKIPVVAGPLMTFATKLELRNMTMEALKILVEKKVLVALMCDHPVIPLEFASVQAATAMRYGMKEEELLKMLTINPAKILGLEERIGSIEVGKDADLVVWSGHPFDMKSVVERVYIDGQLVYSK is encoded by the coding sequence ATGAAACTGCTGTTCAAGAACGCGACGGTTTTTCCCATCACCTCTAAACCCTTCGTGGGCGACGTGCTCGTGGAGGATGGAAAGATCAGCAAAGTTGGTCAGATCAAGCCGACACGATCCGTTGAAGTGATCGATCTTGAAGGCAAATTCCTGCTTCCCGGTTTTATCGACGCGCACGCACACATTGGACTGTACCCCGAAGGCCTGGGATCAACGGAGAGCGAGGGCAACGAAACGACCGATCCCGTCACAGCGCACCTGCAGGCGCTCGACGCGTTCTACCCCGAGGACGAGTCCATCAAAAAGGCGCTCTCAGGAGGCGTAACGACCGCCTTCGTTGTCATGGGCAGTGGGAATCCCGTGGGAGGTATGGGATTCATCGCGAAGTTCAAAGGAAAGACAGTCATGGACATGTGCCTCGTCAATCCCGCGGGAGTGAAAATGGCGCTCGGGGAGAACCCGAAGAGGGTCTATTCCGAAAAGAAAATGATGCCGACGACGAGGATGGGAACGGCGGCTGTGATAAGAACCTTCCTGCTCAAATCCCAGGATTACATGAAGAAGAAAGAACAGGCGCTGAAGGAAGGAAAAGAATTTTTGGAGAGAGATCCGAAGTACGAGGTTGGAGAAAAGCTCCTTAAACGCGAGCTTCCGGCGAGGATCCATGCGCACCGCATGGACGACATCGTCACCGCGATCAGACTGGCGGAGGAGTTCAACCTGAGGATCGTTCTTGAACACTGCACCGAGGGCTACAGGGTGGCGGACCTGCTGGCGAGCAAGAAGATCCCCGTGGTCGCGGGACCGTTGATGACTTTCGCCACGAAGCTCGAGCTCAGGAACATGACGATGGAAGCTTTGAAGATCCTCGTCGAAAAGAAGGTTTTGGTGGCGCTCATGTGTGACCATCCCGTGATACCGCTGGAATTTGCTTCGGTGCAAGCGGCAACCGCGATGCGTTACGGTATGAAAGAGGAAGAGCTTTTGAAGATGCTCACGATCAACCCCGCTAAGATACTGGGACTGGAAGAGAGGATCGGCTCGATAGAGGTCGGTAAGGATGCAGACCTGGTGGTCTGGTCCGGCCATCCCTTCGACATGAAATCGGTCGTGGAAAGAGTGTACATCGATGGGCAGCTCGTGTACAGCAAATGA
- a CDS encoding carbohydrate ABC transporter permease, with protein MKKRRLQDVLRFIGLSIFLIVAIFPLVWIFLTSIKPATEVYTFPVKYLPSKPTLEAYRYLFSFARFNVYFKNSFIVATTSAVLSTLFSIVAGYILTREQFRLRTFLILLLFFVQMLPTYLIMIPQFTMFSKLKLTNTLTSVIIIYTGFGSAFGTIMARAFLKNLPRTIEEAAMIDGCNRLQVLFKIVIPLLLPGVGSIFSFCFVNSWNEVFTAVLFLHTDRKMTVPVALYSFVSKAGIQWNVMAAGIVMALLPTIVVFMLAQKYIVEGLTQGAIKA; from the coding sequence GTGAAGAAGAGAAGGCTGCAGGATGTTCTCAGGTTCATCGGCCTTTCCATATTTCTCATCGTGGCCATCTTTCCACTGGTCTGGATATTCCTCACATCGATAAAACCAGCCACGGAAGTCTACACCTTTCCGGTGAAGTATCTTCCTTCTAAGCCGACGCTGGAAGCGTACAGGTACCTCTTCAGCTTCGCCAGGTTCAACGTGTACTTCAAGAACTCGTTCATCGTCGCGACAACTTCTGCAGTACTGTCAACGCTCTTTTCCATCGTGGCGGGTTACATTCTCACGCGCGAGCAATTCAGATTGAGGACGTTTCTGATCCTACTTCTCTTCTTCGTGCAGATGCTGCCGACCTATCTGATCATGATACCCCAGTTCACGATGTTTTCGAAGCTCAAACTCACCAACACGCTCACCTCGGTGATCATCATCTACACAGGCTTTGGATCTGCGTTCGGCACGATCATGGCGCGAGCGTTTTTGAAGAACCTTCCGAGAACGATCGAGGAAGCCGCGATGATAGATGGCTGCAACAGATTGCAGGTGCTCTTCAAAATCGTGATTCCACTGCTTTTGCCAGGCGTTGGATCGATATTCAGCTTCTGCTTCGTCAACAGCTGGAACGAGGTCTTCACCGCAGTTTTGTTTCTGCACACGGACAGAAAGATGACCGTACCCGTCGCGTTGTATTCGTTCGTTTCCAAGGCGGGCATCCAGTGGAACGTGATGGCCGCAGGCATCGTCATGGCGCTTCTACCAACGATCGTGGTGTTCATGCTGGCGCAGAAGTACATCGTCGAAGGCTTAACCCAGGGTGCGATCAAGGCGTGA
- a CDS encoding sugar ABC transporter permease encodes MFNLNNPRFVGWSNYRTIITDPGFPRLLWNTFVWIACSVAFQFLFGLILALLLAKPFPGRGLYMGLVFYPWALSGFAIGLLWSWLLNGQFGIVNDILMRLGLIKVPIGFLSDERFAMFSVILVNVWYGIPFFAIMILAAIQSIPNELYEAAQIDGAGLFRKLFYVTLPYIRPTIYSTILLRIIWVMNFPDIIYGMTRGGPAGATNILSVNMINIVYYRNNFGLASALGMIITAILLVFAIIYLVLLERGEFEL; translated from the coding sequence GTGTTCAATTTGAACAATCCGAGGTTCGTCGGCTGGAGCAATTACAGAACGATCATCACTGATCCTGGTTTTCCACGTTTGCTCTGGAACACGTTCGTCTGGATCGCCTGCTCCGTGGCGTTTCAGTTCCTGTTCGGTCTGATCCTGGCGCTACTTTTAGCAAAGCCCTTCCCCGGTAGGGGACTGTACATGGGACTGGTGTTCTATCCGTGGGCGCTCTCAGGTTTCGCCATAGGTCTGCTTTGGTCGTGGCTCTTGAACGGTCAGTTCGGTATCGTGAACGACATCCTCATGAGGCTCGGCTTGATAAAGGTGCCGATAGGATTTCTCTCTGACGAAAGGTTCGCGATGTTTTCGGTGATCCTGGTGAACGTCTGGTATGGCATACCTTTCTTTGCTATCATGATCCTTGCGGCGATCCAGTCGATCCCGAACGAATTGTATGAAGCAGCACAGATCGATGGTGCAGGTTTGTTCAGAAAGCTCTTCTACGTCACCTTGCCGTACATCCGCCCGACGATCTACAGCACGATTTTGCTGAGGATCATCTGGGTGATGAACTTTCCAGACATCATCTACGGCATGACGCGCGGTGGTCCCGCGGGAGCGACCAACATCCTTTCTGTGAACATGATAAACATCGTTTATTACAGGAACAACTTCGGCCTGGCATCGGCGCTCGGCATGATCATAACCGCTATTTTGCTGGTCTTCGCGATCATTTATCTGGTTCTCCTCGAGCGGGGTGAGTTCGAGCTGTGA
- a CDS encoding sugar ABC transporter substrate-binding protein, with amino-acid sequence MKKLAIVSLVLLFCVVGLSEQVTLRIIQVFTSPLRTRVLEDIISKFEAQNPGVKIELISPPYETAYQKIYLMVSAEEPLDIVEVGDWSLSALASMGKLLSLEPYLAKSELTKHLVPGVLEAARTYKGTAYLLPNAIYVKTLFYRPDVISKYGIKPPAKTMDELLEHCRQLTKPEIGQFGFDFRGKGYPTAFIDIVMTSFFDDIDPNCMYLKKDGTLIFEDPRALEGLKFYIELFKTAPKDSINWGFDEQVNSFASGITPYLFQDPDTVGLLNEIMKEGTYKTAPLPIGKGGKAYPTIGFAGWGITSYSKHKDLAWKFLEFFNSPEINAYWCRDYGALPVDMRVYEIDPYFKSEIFYGWTAMFEDEVHYQFTKYPLDNEAWSEWNELHETTMQQVLLGKMKPEEALKVWADFWKKAGLGKK; translated from the coding sequence GTGAAGAAGCTGGCTATTGTTTCGCTCGTTCTTCTGTTCTGCGTGGTTGGGCTCTCCGAACAGGTGACGCTCCGAATAATTCAGGTGTTCACCAGCCCGCTCAGAACCAGAGTGCTTGAAGACATCATCTCGAAGTTCGAAGCACAGAACCCGGGAGTGAAGATCGAGCTCATTTCCCCGCCTTACGAAACGGCCTATCAGAAGATCTATCTCATGGTGAGCGCGGAAGAACCGCTCGACATAGTTGAGGTTGGAGACTGGTCTTTGAGTGCACTTGCGAGCATGGGGAAATTGCTCTCGCTCGAACCTTACCTCGCAAAGTCCGAGCTGACGAAGCACCTCGTTCCCGGCGTTCTGGAAGCCGCGAGGACGTACAAAGGGACCGCTTACCTTTTGCCGAACGCGATCTACGTGAAGACGCTCTTCTACAGACCCGACGTGATCTCGAAGTACGGCATCAAGCCACCCGCAAAAACTATGGATGAACTGCTCGAACACTGCCGACAGCTCACAAAGCCAGAGATCGGTCAGTTCGGTTTCGATTTCAGAGGTAAAGGTTATCCCACAGCGTTCATCGACATCGTGATGACCTCTTTCTTTGACGACATAGACCCCAACTGCATGTACCTCAAGAAAGATGGAACACTCATCTTCGAAGATCCCAGGGCACTCGAAGGGTTGAAGTTCTACATCGAGCTGTTCAAGACCGCTCCGAAAGATTCCATCAACTGGGGTTTTGATGAGCAGGTGAACTCGTTCGCCTCAGGCATCACACCCTATCTGTTCCAGGATCCGGACACGGTCGGCTTGCTCAACGAGATCATGAAGGAAGGAACCTACAAGACTGCACCACTACCGATCGGAAAAGGTGGAAAGGCTTATCCAACGATCGGATTCGCAGGCTGGGGCATAACAAGCTATTCGAAACACAAGGACCTGGCGTGGAAGTTCTTAGAGTTCTTCAATTCACCCGAGATCAACGCCTACTGGTGCAGAGATTACGGTGCTCTGCCCGTGGACATGAGAGTCTACGAGATCGATCCTTACTTCAAGAGCGAGATTTTCTACGGCTGGACGGCGATGTTCGAAGACGAAGTGCACTATCAGTTCACGAAGTATCCGCTGGACAACGAAGCCTGGAGCGAGTGGAACGAACTGCACGAAACCACCATGCAGCAGGTACTCCTTGGTAAGATGAAACCGGAAGAGGCGTTGAAGGTCTGGGCTGATTTCTGGAAGAAGGCGGGGCTCGGAAAGAAGTGA
- a CDS encoding glycoside hydrolase family 28 protein codes for MEELIREILDSIAEPEIPDREFNILDFGAVADGKGDCTDAFKKAIETAASAGGGRIVVPEGIYLTGPIHLESNIELHLEGATIKFHTDPKRYLPVVLTRFEGMELYNYSPLIYAHGRRNVAITGRGVLDGQANESSWWTWKGKEEFGWKAGMPHQGPDVAKLTEMVKNNVAVEERSFGEGHFLRPSFIQFHRCKNVLLEGFELINSPMWCIHPVLCENVIVRNVKVSSRGPNNDGIDPESCRYVLIENCFFDTGDDSIVIKSGRNEDGRRINVPCEYVLARNNTVFGEKSHGGFVIGSEMSGGARKIVAVNNLFVNLERVLRIKSNPRRGGFVEDVHFVNNIAVNVSEEFIVIHTDYDNETGDYPPLLRNIFVKNLKGIRGKYGVRIKGLENSKITGIYLEDCVLEDVEFAVQIEHCEVRIRNSRIGKYVFSDVTLDGRIEAR; via the coding sequence ATGGAAGAACTGATCAGAGAGATTTTGGATAGCATTGCTGAACCTGAGATACCGGACAGAGAGTTCAATATCCTCGATTTCGGTGCGGTCGCCGATGGAAAAGGCGACTGCACCGATGCTTTCAAGAAAGCGATAGAGACGGCCGCGAGCGCTGGAGGCGGCAGAATCGTTGTTCCAGAAGGCATCTATCTGACAGGCCCGATACACCTCGAAAGCAACATCGAACTCCACCTCGAAGGAGCTACGATAAAGTTCCACACCGATCCGAAGAGGTACCTTCCCGTGGTCCTGACCAGGTTCGAAGGCATGGAACTGTACAACTACTCTCCCCTGATCTACGCGCACGGTAGGCGGAACGTAGCGATTACAGGCCGTGGTGTTCTCGACGGGCAAGCGAACGAGTCCAGCTGGTGGACCTGGAAGGGTAAAGAAGAGTTCGGCTGGAAGGCGGGAATGCCCCACCAGGGACCAGATGTGGCGAAGCTGACGGAAATGGTGAAAAACAATGTGGCTGTGGAAGAGAGGAGCTTCGGAGAAGGCCATTTCCTCAGACCCAGCTTCATTCAGTTCCACCGGTGCAAAAACGTGCTCCTCGAAGGTTTCGAGCTGATCAATTCCCCCATGTGGTGCATCCACCCTGTGCTGTGCGAGAACGTGATCGTGAGGAACGTGAAGGTCTCCAGCAGAGGCCCGAACAACGATGGAATAGACCCCGAGTCGTGTAGGTACGTGCTCATAGAAAACTGCTTCTTCGACACGGGCGACGATTCGATCGTCATCAAGTCCGGAAGGAATGAAGACGGAAGGCGCATCAACGTGCCGTGCGAGTACGTTCTGGCGAGGAACAACACGGTGTTCGGAGAAAAGAGCCACGGAGGTTTCGTGATAGGAAGCGAGATGTCGGGTGGGGCGAGAAAGATCGTTGCGGTGAACAACCTCTTCGTGAACCTCGAGAGGGTTTTGAGGATAAAGTCGAACCCGAGGAGGGGCGGCTTCGTCGAGGACGTTCATTTTGTCAACAACATCGCCGTGAACGTGTCCGAAGAGTTCATCGTGATCCACACAGATTACGACAACGAAACTGGCGATTATCCTCCGCTGTTGAGGAACATCTTTGTGAAAAACCTCAAGGGAATCCGTGGAAAATACGGAGTCAGGATCAAAGGTCTGGAGAATTCGAAAATAACTGGCATTTATCTGGAAGACTGCGTTCTGGAAGATGTGGAATTCGCCGTTCAGATCGAACATTGCGAAGTGAGGATCAGAAACAGCAGGATCGGAAAATACGTTTTCTCAGACGTCACTCTGGACGGAAGAATAGAGGCACGCTGA
- a CDS encoding pectate lyase — protein sequence MRKLLTVGLLVLVSLAFGLIKADLCDRPIGFAAVSALGQDGTTGGCGGEIVLVKSAEELEEWANKEGKYIIVVDGTIVFEPKKEISVTSDKTIVGINNAKIIGGGFVIKNAKNVIIRNIHFEGFYMEDDPQGKMYDYDYINIESSHHVWIDHCTFVNGNDGAVDITKYSSYITVSWCVFVDHDKVSLVGSSDNEDPARAKEAYKVTYHHNYFKNCIQRMPRVRFGMVHVFNNFYSAGFRCGVSGNVVPQYGVASTCEARVHIEANNFMGFGATLMEGANIAFVPTIVKAGTSPEGYISLGKDKAKNVFTYCKPAEEKLIEEGKPVFNPAEFYEYTLDPAEKVPTIVVEGAGAGKLIFDIPMSCPAS from the coding sequence ATGAGAAAACTTCTCACTGTGGGGTTGCTCGTGCTGGTGAGCCTGGCTTTTGGTTTGATCAAAGCAGATCTGTGCGACAGACCGATCGGATTCGCCGCGGTCAGTGCGCTCGGCCAGGATGGAACGACAGGAGGTTGTGGTGGAGAGATCGTGCTGGTGAAGAGTGCGGAAGAACTCGAAGAGTGGGCTAATAAGGAAGGTAAGTACATCATAGTGGTCGATGGAACCATAGTGTTTGAACCCAAGAAAGAAATAAGCGTAACCTCGGACAAAACCATTGTGGGGATCAACAACGCGAAGATCATCGGTGGTGGTTTCGTGATCAAGAACGCGAAGAACGTCATAATAAGGAACATTCACTTCGAAGGGTTCTACATGGAGGACGATCCGCAGGGTAAGATGTACGACTACGACTACATAAACATCGAATCTTCACACCATGTGTGGATCGATCACTGCACGTTCGTGAACGGCAACGATGGGGCCGTGGACATCACCAAGTATTCTAGCTATATCACGGTCTCCTGGTGCGTGTTCGTCGATCACGACAAGGTCTCGCTCGTTGGAAGCAGCGACAATGAAGATCCAGCCAGAGCGAAGGAAGCCTACAAAGTGACCTACCATCACAACTACTTCAAGAACTGCATACAGAGAATGCCGAGGGTCAGGTTCGGTATGGTACACGTGTTCAACAATTTCTACAGCGCAGGCTTCAGATGCGGTGTGTCTGGCAACGTTGTGCCGCAGTACGGCGTCGCTTCTACCTGCGAAGCGAGGGTACACATTGAAGCGAACAACTTCATGGGCTTTGGTGCCACGTTGATGGAAGGTGCGAACATCGCATTCGTGCCCACCATAGTCAAGGCAGGTACATCCCCGGAAGGATACATATCGCTCGGCAAGGATAAGGCGAAGAACGTCTTCACGTACTGCAAACCTGCTGAGGAGAAGCTCATCGAAGAAGGTAAACCCGTCTTCAACCCGGCAGAGTTCTACGAATACACGCTCGATCCTGCCGAAAAGGTTCCAACGATCGTGGTGGAAGGTGCCGGTGCGGGCAAGCTGATCTTCGACATACCGATGAGCTGTCCGGCTTCCTGA
- a CDS encoding TRAP transporter large permease, with amino-acid sequence MFRLPITQNFSREEAGRIVLFSSFVLLMMLRVPIAFCLSIPAFLTAVYLKLPVMVIFQRMGAGINAFSLIAIPFFILAGQIMAEGGIAQKIVEFSNILIGRVRGGLAMVNILASMFFGGVSGSSVADTSSIGAFLIPMMVQQGYDRDFSIAVTITSSTLGIIIPPSHNMIIYSLAAGGVSIGALFMAGYIPGIMVGVAQMIVAYIISRKRNYPVAGKVGLKEALIITRDSILGLLVGVIIIAGIILGVFTATEASVVAAVYALIITIFVYRTMDFKKLLRTFQSTAVVIAMVMFIIASSSAFGYLLAYLKVPAIVASALTSITTNKYVLLLLINLMLLFLGMIMDMAPLILITTPILLPLVRSLGMSPIQFGIVMMINLGIGLCTPPVGTTLFVGCAIGKSTMERVAKASIPFYIAMVAILLLVTYVPWFTMSLGGRFVR; translated from the coding sequence ATGTTCAGACTCCCCATCACGCAGAACTTCTCACGGGAAGAAGCTGGAAGGATCGTACTCTTCAGTTCCTTCGTGCTGTTGATGATGCTCAGAGTCCCCATAGCGTTCTGTCTGAGCATTCCTGCTTTTCTGACTGCGGTCTATTTGAAGCTTCCCGTCATGGTGATCTTCCAGAGGATGGGCGCAGGGATAAACGCTTTTTCACTGATAGCGATCCCTTTCTTCATACTGGCAGGACAGATCATGGCGGAAGGTGGGATCGCGCAGAAGATAGTCGAATTTTCGAACATCCTCATAGGTAGGGTTCGCGGTGGGCTCGCGATGGTGAACATACTTGCGAGCATGTTCTTCGGCGGTGTGAGTGGTTCCTCCGTGGCAGACACATCTTCGATCGGAGCTTTCCTGATACCCATGATGGTCCAGCAAGGTTACGACAGGGACTTCTCCATCGCGGTTACCATCACCTCCTCCACCCTGGGTATCATCATTCCGCCCAGTCACAACATGATCATCTACTCACTCGCGGCGGGCGGTGTCTCGATCGGGGCATTGTTCATGGCGGGTTACATCCCCGGCATCATGGTGGGCGTGGCACAGATGATCGTTGCCTACATCATCTCCAGAAAGAGGAACTACCCGGTGGCTGGCAAGGTGGGGTTAAAAGAGGCTCTCATCATAACGAGGGACTCGATCCTCGGACTTTTGGTCGGTGTCATCATCATTGCAGGAATAATACTCGGCGTCTTCACTGCGACCGAGGCTTCGGTTGTGGCGGCTGTGTATGCTCTGATCATCACCATCTTCGTGTACAGAACCATGGACTTCAAGAAACTGCTGAGGACGTTTCAGAGCACCGCGGTAGTTATCGCGATGGTCATGTTCATAATAGCGAGCTCTTCTGCCTTCGGATACCTCCTGGCCTATCTGAAGGTGCCGGCAATAGTCGCGAGCGCCCTGACGAGCATCACAACGAACAAATACGTGTTGCTGTTGCTCATCAACCTGATGCTCCTTTTCCTTGGCATGATCATGGACATGGCGCCACTCATACTCATAACCACTCCCATCCTTCTTCCGCTGGTCCGATCGCTGGGAATGTCGCCGATCCAGTTTGGAATAGTCATGATGATAAACCTCGGTATAGGGCTGTGCACGCCACCGGTTGGAACAACGCTGTTCGTCGGCTGTGCGATCGGAAAGAGCACAATGGAGAGGGTGGCAAAAGCTTCTATACCATTTTACATAGCAATGGTCGCGATCCTTTTGCTGGTCACCTACGTACCCTGGTTCACGATGTCTCTTGGTGGAAGGTTCGTCCGTTGA
- a CDS encoding TRAP transporter small permease yields MKKALEKILNWVEKAVVGFSIAGLMFMVAIVFYQVVARYFFNRPPKWTEEIALVTMIWIAMLGAGIGLKNDIHMRVEVFLSVFPIKIQRIVEVAIMLLIGYFGIQMTRYTIIMVQRLPNRLAATGISVAWMYLPIAACGVLIVACVALKIINQLMMLKGEGKQ; encoded by the coding sequence ATGAAGAAAGCGCTGGAGAAAATTCTGAACTGGGTCGAGAAGGCCGTGGTGGGATTTTCCATCGCAGGACTCATGTTCATGGTAGCGATCGTGTTCTACCAGGTCGTGGCGAGGTATTTCTTCAACAGACCTCCGAAATGGACCGAAGAGATCGCGCTGGTCACGATGATCTGGATCGCCATGCTCGGTGCAGGGATCGGCTTGAAGAACGATATACACATGCGTGTTGAGGTGTTTCTATCGGTGTTTCCGATCAAAATCCAGAGGATCGTTGAGGTTGCGATCATGCTGCTCATAGGTTATTTCGGAATTCAGATGACGCGCTACACCATAATCATGGTACAGCGTCTTCCGAACAGACTGGCCGCGACGGGCATATCGGTGGCGTGGATGTATTTGCCGATAGCCGCGTGCGGCGTTCTCATAGTTGCATGTGTTGCTTTGAAAATCATAAACCAGCTTATGATGTTGAAAGGTGAGGGAAAACAATGA
- a CDS encoding TRAP transporter substrate-binding protein, with translation MKRLLVVLLVSAMFAVGLAAPIVLKSADVHPDGYPTVEAVKMMGRIIEIMTNGKYRIEVYTSGQLGDEKETIEQTIMNVIQMTRVSVAPLQTFYDPIGVFAMPYLFRDEEHYWKVLEGPIGEELLKGVEKIGLVGLCYYDAGARSFYTRKPVQKPEDLKGMKIRVQMNEVMVALMQALGATGVPMAYAEVYTALQTGVVDGAENNPPSYYTARHFEVAPYYCLDGHTRIPEILLISKAFWDTLTPEEKLIFKTAAIASAQYEKYLWKKMEEEALEAVQKGGAKIFKPDITAFQKLAQAVYDKFPQYKDLIRRIQEVK, from the coding sequence ATGAAGAGGTTGCTCGTGGTCTTACTGGTTTCAGCGATGTTCGCTGTGGGTCTAGCCGCACCGATCGTGCTCAAATCGGCGGACGTGCACCCGGATGGTTATCCAACGGTAGAGGCTGTCAAGATGATGGGCAGAATCATCGAAATCATGACCAACGGAAAGTACAGGATCGAAGTCTACACCAGCGGACAGCTCGGAGATGAGAAAGAAACGATTGAACAAACGATCATGAACGTGATCCAGATGACACGCGTTTCGGTTGCCCCATTGCAGACGTTCTACGATCCCATTGGAGTCTTCGCGATGCCTTATCTGTTCAGAGACGAGGAACACTACTGGAAGGTTCTCGAAGGACCGATCGGTGAGGAACTGCTGAAAGGTGTTGAAAAGATCGGTCTCGTAGGTCTGTGCTACTACGATGCCGGTGCGAGGAGCTTCTACACGAGAAAGCCCGTTCAGAAGCCAGAAGATCTGAAGGGAATGAAGATCAGGGTCCAGATGAACGAAGTCATGGTCGCGTTGATGCAGGCACTCGGCGCGACGGGTGTGCCCATGGCGTACGCCGAAGTCTACACGGCGCTGCAAACGGGCGTCGTGGATGGAGCGGAGAACAACCCGCCATCTTACTACACCGCTCGACACTTCGAAGTCGCACCCTATTACTGTCTCGATGGACACACAAGAATTCCCGAAATCCTGCTGATCTCTAAAGCCTTCTGGGACACGCTCACTCCAGAAGAAAAACTCATCTTCAAGACGGCTGCCATAGCTTCGGCACAGTACGAAAAGTACCTGTGGAAGAAGATGGAAGAAGAGGCACTCGAAGCTGTGCAAAAAGGCGGAGCCAAGATCTTCAAACCGGACATCACAGCTTTCCAGAAACTCGCTCAGGCTGTTTACGACAAATTCCCGCAGTACAAAGATCTGATCAGGAGGATTCAGGAAGTTAAATGA